The genomic window AGAGGTCCATGTCCTGACCATGATATTCTGGGATATACGCCCAAAAATGGTCGTTTCCGGCTCGACCTGACCCGCTGTATTTGACATTTCCCTTTTCGGCAACCACTACTCTTGCCCCAAGTTCAGCAGCTCTGATAGCACCCATCAAACCGGCAATCCCTCCCCCTACACACAATACGTCCGTTTCAACTCTTTCGGTTTTCATGTTGAACTCCCCTAACCCCGGTTCAATCATTTTGTTTTTTTGTTCAACTCTGCTCGCTTTTCACTTCGAATTCATCTACTTACCCATTTCTTATCAGATACTTCAAAGATCCTAACAAAGGCCTCTCTGACATTTTTTACGTGTCTACGGGCC from Deltaproteobacteria bacterium includes these protein-coding regions:
- a CDS encoding FAD-binding protein, giving the protein MKTERVETDVLCVGGGIAGLMGAIRAAELGARVVVAEKGNVKYSGSGRAGNDHFWAYIPEYHGQDMDL